Within the Medicago truncatula cultivar Jemalong A17 chromosome 4, MtrunA17r5.0-ANR, whole genome shotgun sequence genome, the region ACTTTCTCGATATCCCAATTGGTACGCGTTGTGGTTGCCTTCCGATTTCCCCACAGTGGGTCCAACTATTGTGAAATACCAACTTTCCTCCAATTCCTTTAATCAAAGTTAAGGTTTCAACTATGTTTCAATCAAAGGGCGTTGCTATATGTTACGAAGGATATGTCCAAGAATTGCAAGAATATACACGTCAAAGCAGTGGCAGAGCCACTCATGGCCCAgggtgggccacggcccaccccaaaccctaaaaaaataattttaataggtatatatacaaaaattatagTATGAtgtcatattatatattttaggtTGCGCTTCAAAGATCAAACTTGCAGTGTGTTCCAGCGGTTAGGCAATGGTTTTGGCTGCTTCATGTCTCAAGGTCGATTTCATACTGTGCACTTTAAATGTTGTTTTCCACCAAGGTAACCTTTCATATCTTGATCTTGCTTTTAATACTATATTTTAACAAAGCACAATTTGTTTtacaatacaataaaaattaatagtcaataaattaactgataaaaaaataaatttacacatattacaaaaattagcCCACCCTGAAAATTATTTCTAACTCCACCACTCCGTCGAAGAATCTTAAACAAAATAGTTGGTGACACAGTAGCTATTTGGCGGAATACATAGGCTAGTGGGAtttaaattagggttaaatatatttttggtccctataaatatatctaccttttgttttagtccctctaaaattttccttcaacttttagtccctataaaattttcaatcactacttttggtccctattttaaagttaattttagtatttttgaatgaaattgtgcagaaatatgaagaatattgtaaaaatatttcaaaaaaaaaattagaattttttaactaaacataaatttaatatgaatttttaactatcaaaaatataaaaattcatattaaattcatgttattttaaaaaattctaaatttttttggaagagattcttataatattatgaatgtttctgcaaaattttattcaaaaatacgaattctacatatgattttattttaaaggagggaccaaaagtgaagattgaaaatttttaagggactaaaagttgaaggaaaattttagagggactaaaacgaaaagttggtatatttatagagaccaaaatcatatttaaccctttaaatTAATAGCTGGGATTTATTCTTGTGTTTCTTGCCCGCATATTTTCTTGCAAATTAGCATTTTCCTTCGATCAATACTAAATTCACACTATATGACATAGATTTGAATGTTGAAGataacaaaaatcaaactttgttttataaaataaaaaataaaaaaatattctttaaaaataatacactTTAGTTTTCCATATAGGTAACATTATTATAgtattattgaaaaagataagagtaattgaaaaaaaaagtataagtgATAAATTATACTCTTAAAATACCAAATGACAGTTAAATAAGCACATCAAATTCGTAGTCAAATAACGCTTAAAAATGAACAGAAGAAAGTAACTGAAATGGCTTAAGAAGAAGACCTCTTATTTAGCTTAACACAATGGTTTAGTTCATCATGATCCATTATAAAATAAAGTTCAATCCATAATTTATGTAAATAATAATTCCTAATAACTGattattaatcaaataattaatccaACGTAGCTCCAtcacaaaattgattataaaaaaaatcaccttgtttcaaaatgatatgTTATAAATTTTAAGTTCAAAAGCTATTAAATATCACAGTTGTTGGCTTGTTGCTTACACATCCATAAAATTTTGTTGCTAacacattcaaaaaaaaaaatccaaaattttttaaaattaattttttctacataTTTTATCATCCAAAAATAATTGTTCACAGAACTTTTTCctgtttaaaaataaactttcataaaatttaggtgtgttcacatgggaaaggttaatccttttccactatgggaaagttggattcaatgattagattaagtgaagaacatattcttaacatgctctctcaacactagatttttcttcacaatatcttccaataatttaaaaattctgaaaattaattttcagaaattaaaaaaatcgaaaaaattcaaataattttttttaaaaattctgtaattcatttattgaatgttagaattttttttttgaataaaaaattatttcaataaaattaaaattttggaaactatgataagtttttatttttctaaaaagaatatattttttttaatttcataataaaataagatattctgaaaaataaaataaaaatcctaaaaaaaaaaaaattgaaattcaagttttttatttttctaagaaaataaaattctggaaaataaggtttttgaaaaatttttgaaataaaattctgaacaatttttttttcattttaaaaaaaaaattatctgaatttttttttatatttttttaatttctgaaaattaatttttagaatttttaagttgttggaagatagtgtgaagaaaaatctagttttgagagagcatgttaagaatatgttcttcacttaatctaatcattgaatccaactttcccatggtgggaaaggattaacctttcccatgtaaAATGCCACCTAAAATTTAAGTGTCAACATAAATCACAGtggcatttaatttgggaaaggctagttttttcccaccatgggaaagctTTTTCTGACCATTAGATCAAGTGTAGAACACATCTTTATTATGGACTCTCAACATCATATCATCTTCATCCaattaaaaattcagaaattgaagattaaaaaaaaaaaaaaaacataaatgacGTATTGTAGATTAGATTAAAGAGATAGATATATGCTTGTAatttaatggataaaaataaataaagaggtGCCACACTCATCCCTAATTACCTCTCTCCTATTGGTCAAGAACTTCAAGCCGGTGAACATGATCCTCATCGCTGATTTCCTATCGATTAATAATAAACACAGTTCttgaaaagagaagaaaaaaatttcaattttgcatttTTCTCACAATTTCCCCTTTTATAGTTTGTTTTCTATGTTGCCAAAAAGGTTGGTAAAAATCATCAAAAGTAAACAGCAATTATCATTTGGCCAGATTTGTATCAAATGCATAACCAATAGCAAATTGGTTTTAACGGTTccatcttgattttatttaacaaagaaAAACGCATGTTTGATGAACGAGAAAAGGAGAAGAGGCATGTGTTATGCAAAGACTTTTATAAAGACACGATTTCCATCACTGTTGTGTGGAATAGTGagtttaattgattttgatcaagTGTTTGTTGTTTCAATTTATGGGTAACCCAGCAAACTCATAAGAATTGTGATTAGgggataattatttttgtgtttttcttgaaATTGATTGAGGGCTTCCTTAAATTGATATCTACCAATCCTGTATTCCACAATTCTAAGTAAACGGTTGCATGTACATAGTGATCGAATCGGGTCAAAACCCGGGTTGCTTGACCCATTTGCAAGGACGGACAAAgaagatgaatattttcaagtttgattttttgtCTCATATGGGAGGTGAGTGGTGACCGGTGAGTGAGAGAGATATGGAGGAGAGTGAATAAAATATTATGGTGAGTGTCTATGATAATATTATGGTCTATATTCaatctaatggtcaaaaaaatactttctcatggtgggaaagaagtctcctttcccaaattaaatgtcACCAGTATCCAATAGTTAATTTACAGTTTATGAAACATGATAATAAGTTGCCCTTATAGCTCAGTGGTAGAGCGTCAGTCTTGTAAACTGAAGGTCCGTAGTTCGATCCTGCGTGAGggcaaactttttttttcttcttcttttctttcagtTTACTCTTATATATATTCAGTAATTTGTCATTGATTGGATGATCTCAAATGAGCCACTCAACTTAGAGTCTAGATTAACCTTGGAAGattgaaagtaaaataaattacatgTAGCAGCAATTACAAGGAAAATCATCTCAAACGCCACAGGTTAAAACCTGAGTTTGCATCAAGCTACACATGGTTAAAACTAGAAGTTATGTTCCAAGAACATCCTCTTTTGTGGAGAAGGTGGTACAATCTCTTCCTCAAGACTTCTCAACACATCACTACTCCCTCCACCAACATTGCACATATTCTTTACTTCGACAACTTTTCCATCAACATCTGCCTCTGACATTGATGATGACTTTCTTCTTTGAGAAGATGTGACACTAGGGAATGTTATCCATGAAGGTGCTCTAAGCTCAAACCTTGGATCCTCAATTTCAGAAACTGACATATTTGAAGATCTTTGAGATGGTTTCTTGTGCAATCTATTACTTCCTAAAACAACCTCAGAAGGTAAAATTGGTTGATCAATGCATGGACTGCCCATTAACACAGCAAGACCTCTTTCCAAAGCTGTTGTTACTTTGTCCATTGAAGGTCTATCTTTTCCTCTCATTCTCACACATTTACAAGCTACATTAGCTATCTTTTTCAATGCTTCAAGATCATGAGGTGGTTTAAGAATTGGATCCAAAATTGCAGATATATCTCCTGATTTGATCAAAGGCACTGCCCATTCAACTATGTTATTCCCTTCTTCATATTGCATCATGTCGATAGCTTTTCTACCACTTAGAATTTCCAAGAGAAGAACACCAAAACTATAGACATCGGATTTTGTTGTGAGGTAATGAAGTCTATAGTATTCAGGATCAAGGTAACCGAGAGTTCCGGCTGGTAGCTCGGCGAGCGGAGAACTACTATCAACAGGACCTAACAATGATAAACCAAAATCAGCTACTCTTGCATTGTGTTCTTCATCAATGAGTATGTTTGAGGATTTAATATCTCTATGAATCACCGGTGGACAAGCGTAGCCGTGTAAATATTCGATTCCACGAGCCGCTTGAACTGCTATTGTTACCCTTCTTATCCAGTTTAAATGCTGTTTCAACACTTGGTTTGTGCCATGTAGGTGTTCATACAAAGATCCATTAGCCATGAACTCATAGACAAGAAGTCTTTCTCCATCTTCTTCGCAGTAGCCAAGAAGGTTGAGCAAATGAGCATGGTTCAATCTTGAGAGTAAATCAAGTTCAGTGTGAAACTCATTGGAATTCTTGTGGATGTTGTTTGAAGAAGATAGAGATACTATAGCCCTTTTAACAGCTACAACTGTTCCATCTTTCAGAACTCCTTTGAATACACAAGAAAAACTTCCTTTCCCTACTATGGATTCTTCTTTGAATCCACATGTTGCAGTTTGAAGCTCCTCGTAGGTGAACCTTTGAGCCTTCCTAAGCTTGAACTCCTCCATTTCTGGACGGATCCTGTTGTTTCTGTTCTCATTTTGGAGGGAAGAACTTCTGCTGAGTTTCTTCGCCTTTTCTAATCTTGCAGGACACTCACAATCTCTTAGCCTGCGGCGAACGTATAAAATTGATGTTAATGATGCAATACTAacaatgaaaacaacaaaaccaATCTCTGCAATAATCACTGGTAACTGCAAAGCCcaaattttctcatttttcttcttattgCCAACATTGGAATATGAAGAGGAGCAGTGTAAGAAACATTCAGGCGAAGAACAAGATGAACAGTCATATTCACACACTCTATCAGAAGCCAAATTGCATCCACTTTTCTGATACATTTCAACAGGACAATCACCACTGCACGGCATGCAAACACCAGAATTCGGAAACTTGCAAAGACCCTTTTGTTCAAATTCATAGAAACCAGAAGGACATGGAAAAGGCTTGCATATTCCCGGGGAGACCGCTAAAGGAAGAGAAGTAGGAAACCCGACACCCCAACAAACAGGCATAAGAGATTTTTTCTCATCAACTACTCCACAAGTAAAATAATCACCAGCTGCAATCTCATAAACCTTAATCTCACTAGGAACTGAAGTGCTTGGTTTGATCATAAATCCCCAACAAATAACTCCATGATCATAGCTTTTTATGCCACAAGCATGAAACCTTCCTCCTACTACAGATATCATTGTATCATTTGGAGGCAAATCAACATTTCCTTCACCACCTACATGTCTTACTGAAATTTGTTCTTCCATGTTCAAACTTCTCCCCCAGCAAAAAGTTCTAGAATTTACCCCTTCTAAGATTCCACACACATGATAACCACCAGCAGAAATCTTTTTGAACTTCAATTTTGATGGAATGAAACTGATAACTTTGCTATTAGTCTCATCACCCCAACAGAAAACACTCCTATTGTTAGAAAACAATCCACAGTTAAATTCAGAACCGGCTGAAATCGAATGAACCATTCCATCAAACACGTAACTTTTGGTCATGTTATAGCCCCAACAATCAACTAAAGAAACATTTTCACTCCAAGGTTTTCTCACTCCACATACATGGTAATCCCCGGCACTAATTTCTAGGTACCGAGCTTCTTTAATCATAGGTTGAGGCACACCCATTTCAATGTAATTACTATTACCCCAACAATAAGGTTGATTTG harbors:
- the LOC25492664 gene encoding serine/threonine-protein kinase-like protein ACR4, encoding MGFTERHFLIYGLNILFELVVLISNLWCQVYSLGSMSSIAISYGEKGSVFCGLKSDGSHTVTCYGSNSAIIYETPTHFSFHGLTAGDGFVCGLLMDSNQPYCWGNSNYIEMGVPQPMIKEARYLEISAGDYHVCGVRKPWSENVSLVDCWGYNMTKSYVFDGMVHSISAGSEFNCGLFSNNRSVFCWGDETNSKVISFIPSKLKFKKISAGGYHVCGILEGVNSRTFCWGRSLNMEEQISVRHVGGEGNVDLPPNDTMISVVGGRFHACGIKSYDHGVICWGFMIKPSTSVPSEIKVYEIAAGDYFTCGVVDEKKSLMPVCWGVGFPTSLPLAVSPGICKPFPCPSGFYEFEQKGLCKFPNSGVCMPCSGDCPVEMYQKSGCNLASDRVCEYDCSSCSSPECFLHCSSSYSNVGNKKKNEKIWALQLPVIIAEIGFVVFIVSIASLTSILYVRRRLRDCECPARLEKAKKLSRSSSLQNENRNNRIRPEMEEFKLRKAQRFTYEELQTATCGFKEESIVGKGSFSCVFKGVLKDGTVVAVKRAIVSLSSSNNIHKNSNEFHTELDLLSRLNHAHLLNLLGYCEEDGERLLVYEFMANGSLYEHLHGTNQVLKQHLNWIRRVTIAVQAARGIEYLHGYACPPVIHRDIKSSNILIDEEHNARVADFGLSLLGPVDSSSPLAELPAGTLGYLDPEYYRLHYLTTKSDVYSFGVLLLEILSGRKAIDMMQYEEGNNIVEWAVPLIKSGDISAILDPILKPPHDLEALKKIANVACKCVRMRGKDRPSMDKVTTALERGLAVLMGSPCIDQPILPSEVVLGSNRLHKKPSQRSSNMSVSEIEDPRFELRAPSWITFPSVTSSQRRKSSSMSEADVDGKVVEVKNMCNVGGGSSDVLRSLEEEIVPPSPQKRMFLEHNF